The Monomorium pharaonis isolate MP-MQ-018 chromosome 5, ASM1337386v2, whole genome shotgun sequence genome segment GCACAAGGTGTAGAGCGTAAACACCTTACAAGCTGCGAGCAATAGTGAGCAATGAGCATGAGCACGTGTTGTAGCGAGATGTTGCGCAATTCATGAATTAATAGACAAGTTGGACGAGATGTCGGAGGAACAATTCGAGGAAGGACAATTCAGCGATGCCGACGAGGGGGAGGAACTGCCTTGCATGTAAGTTGTAGTCATTAACTCCCGTAAGAATAATGACAGATTTGAGGTACGAGTAGAGGAATgtttataaagttatttacaaATTCGTTGTATATccatctttataaaaaatctgtttatattatataatttttttgcaggcAAAACGGTAAATTAAGGGAGTTTGAAGGGAAACTTTTAAATCCTAATGGGAATTCTAAGAAGCAACTCGAAAAAGCAGTGGCCCATCTGCAAATTACAGAAAACAAAGCGAATAATGATGATAACGATGACGACGATTATTGTAACAATGATTACGATCTGGATGAAGAGAAGAATATCGTGGTAAATACGAGTTCACAGAAATCAAACACTCAGACCACATCTACAAAGATAACGAACTACCAGCCTAAACACAAACTGCTGTCCCGTTatgctaataaaattaatttggagAAATACGCGGGTCCGTCGTTGCCAGGTCATGTGGCCAACGTGCTAATCGAGAATGACAAGCGAATTAACAAAGATCGCATAAGGATGAAAGACAAGAGCGACCATGCAACCATTGAGAATGTATTAGATTCGCGGATCAAGAACAAGCTGCACAAGCTGTTCGAGAGTGGAGTGCTGGCAGAGATAAACGGCTGCATCTCGACTGGGAAGGAGGCCAATGTCTATTACGCGAAATCGAAGAGCGGAGAGGACCTCGCTATCAAGATATATCGAACATCCATCCTGACCTTCAAAAATCGGGAGAAGTACATCAGAGGCGAGTATCGTTTCGACCACGTGCACTCCTTGCACAATCCGCGCAAAATGGTGAAGGTCTGGGTGGACAAGGAATTTTCGAACTTAAAGCGCCTGGAGCAGGGCGGCGTCCGAGCGCCGCGGCCGCTCATATCCGCTGGCCACATGCTGTTGATGGAGTTCTTTGGTTCGGACGGCTGGGCAGCGCCTAAGCTAAAGGACGCCGTACTTACGGAAACAAAGGCAAGGACGTTGTACAGAGAGTGCATCGAAATGATGTGGAAGATGTACAACAAGTGTCGGCTCGTCCATGCAGATTTGAGCGAATATAATATTCTCTATCACGATGGATCGCTCGTGATCATTGACGTTTCTCAGGCGGTAGATCGCGATCATTGTAACGCGATGGAATTTCTCAGGAATGACTGCAGCAACATTACAGGTGCGACAagtgaaaacattttattattctcattTAAAGTTCAGAAGGAAGAAATGTATTTGATTTACATCTATTTCTTttcagcattttttaaaaaatataacgtgGGAGTTATGTCGCTTCAAGCCTTGTTTGATTTTATAACGGATCCAACTATAAACGAAAAGAATATGGATGAGTATCTAGATATGTGGATGGAAGAAGGAAATCAAAAAGAGAAGGATCCACATCAACAGCAAGTAGAGGAGGCCGTTTTTAAACAGGCTTACATTCCCCAAAGATTGACTCAGGTATGGGCGATTACTGCAAATGGTGCACGCAATATACGTCATCTttgatttatttcttatttttttgcagGTGATCAATGCAGAACGCGATATAAATCGCGCAAAGTCTGGagaagatttaatttacaagaCGCTGATAGGCTTAAAAGCAGATTTGTCCAAGCCAGCGGAAACACCAGAAATTCTCGCTAACAAACACAAGACAGAGAGCAAAAATAAGAAGGAAGCAAGTGATACTTGTAGCTCCTCCAGTGACGACTCCGATAGTGAGAACGAGAGCGAAACAGATAGCGGGGATAATAATAAGGGAAAGTTCGTAAATTCGGCTAGACCTAGAAACGAAAGTCCTGAAAGTCGAAAAGTAAGACATTCGTTTTTCTGCGCGACTATAgatctattaattttacagctaattaatctttttaattttagatgcGCAAAAAGGCAATCAAAGAACAGCAGGCGGAAAAGCGGAAAGTCAAGATAAAAAAGCACGTGAagaaacgtaaaataaaagtatcaagaggaaaataaagaaaaaataaaattatgtaacg includes the following:
- the LOC105830353 gene encoding serine/threonine-protein kinase RIO1 is translated as MSEEQFEEGQFSDADEGEELPCMQNGKLREFEGKLLNPNGNSKKQLEKAVAHLQITENKANNDDNDDDDYCNNDYDLDEEKNIVVNTSSQKSNTQTTSTKITNYQPKHKLLSRYANKINLEKYAGPSLPGHVANVLIENDKRINKDRIRMKDKSDHATIENVLDSRIKNKLHKLFESGVLAEINGCISTGKEANVYYAKSKSGEDLAIKIYRTSILTFKNREKYIRGEYRFDHVHSLHNPRKMVKVWVDKEFSNLKRLEQGGVRAPRPLISAGHMLLMEFFGSDGWAAPKLKDAVLTETKARTLYRECIEMMWKMYNKCRLVHADLSEYNILYHDGSLVIIDVSQAVDRDHCNAMEFLRNDCSNITAFFKKYNVGVMSLQALFDFITDPTINEKNMDEYLDMWMEEGNQKEKDPHQQQVEEAVFKQAYIPQRLTQVINAERDINRAKSGEDLIYKTLIGLKADLSKPAETPEILANKHKTESKNKKEASDTCSSSSDDSDSENESETDSGDNNKGKFVNSARPRNESPESRKMRKKAIKEQQAEKRKVKIKKHVKKRKIKVSRGK